The window ATGGGACTGATTTTCAGATGCTCGGCCAGCCGCCGTTTGGACGGCAATTTCTCCCCGCCCGCTAAAGAACCATCCATGATATCCTGCCGGATGGCCCGATAAAGCTGCTCATACAGCGGCGCTTTGGCGGCTGTATCCAAATGATAAGTTCGCATCATTCTCCCCCTTCCTGGTCTAAATCGCGCCGATGGAATGCATGATATAGAGTGCTGCGGTCATCGTCAGGGCAGACAGCGCCGTCGTCAACACAATGATCGACGAGGACAAAACCGCATCGCCGTCCATGTTCTTGGTCATGATGTAACAGGTCACGGTACTCGGTGCGCCGGTCATAATGAGCAGCGCGACCAGGGCCTGGTCGCGGAACCCCATGGCATAGGCAATCGGCAGGAAAATCCCCGGCAGCACCACCAGTTTGATGAGGGATGCTGCAATGGTCGGTCCCAGCTTCTGAATGGCTTTGGCACCCTCAAAGCCTGCACCGATGGAAACGAGTGCCAGAGGCGTTGCCGGAGCGGCAAACATATCCAAGGTCTTTGTGACCACGGCTGGGAAATCGACTTCCAGCAGCGAAAACGGCAGGCCGCATAAGATGCCCAGAATGATGGGGTTGGTCAAAATACCGACTAGCGTGCTACGCAGCAAACTGCGTCCCGGCTGGCGGCTGTTTGACCGCACGGTCAGCACCAGCACCGCATAGATATTGTACAACGGCACGGTCGCCACGATCATCAGCGGCGCCAGACCGGCATCGCCATAAATGTTCTGGATAAATGCCACGCCCAACACGGCCAGTGAGCCCCGAAACGCACCTTGGGTAAAGGCGCCGATCATGCTTTTATCGCGCAGAAACAATTCCGCGCCTGCCCAGATGGCAAAAAAGTAAACCGTGGTCGAGATGGCGCAAAACAGAAAAAATTTCAGATCAAATGTTTCGGTGATGCGTCCGGCAGCAATATCTCGAAACAACAAAATGGGCAGAAACAATTTAAAAATTACCTTGTCCGCCCCGGCGATAAAGCCTTCGGAAAAAAAGCCGCGCCGTTTGAGCACATAACTCAAAAAAATCACCGCAAAAATCGGCAATGTGGCGTTTAAACTATATACGAGACTGTCCAAACCAACACTTCCCCCTAAAAAATAGGGGTGGTCCAGATGACCACCCCATTCTGTTTACCAGCGTGCAGCCTTTTCTTCAAACGACAGGCCGACTGCTCCTGCTCCAATATAGGTCCCGATCACAGCACCCACGCTGTGAATATGGGCCCGAATACCCGGCACAACATGTTTCAGTTCCTGTACCAGCGCATGAGCCTGCGCCGGTGCATCTGCATGGATGACAATGACCTGGCTCAGGTCTTTGGCGCACTCCAAAAATTTTTGTACCAATTTCTGTTTGATTTGCGCGGCGCCACGGCATTTGCCGCAGTCGGTTGCAAGACCTTCCACCACGGTCAAAATGGGCTTGATACCCAGCAGACCGCCCATCGCTGCGCGCACATTGCCGATTCGGCCGCCCCGACGCAGATATTCCAAGGTTTCCGGCACGAAATAGATGGCGGCGGTATGCTGCATCTCTTCCATGCGCTGCAAAATTTCGTCAATGGACGCTCCTGCCTGCGCCATCTGCGCAGCTGCTTCTGCCATCAGGCCGGTCGCGGTACAGCCGTTATACGAGTCAATCACATGAATTTTCGGTGCAAACCCGTGTTCTTCCAGCAAGGACGCCGCCAAAGTGGCCGAACGGACCGTACCAGACAGGCCCCCTGCAATGGTGATGCAGACAATATGCTCAGCATCCGCATAGGTGCGGAACACACGCATGAACATTTCCGGGCTCGGCTGGGAAGTTTTGGGCAGTTCGCTTGTTTTGCCAAGCCGACGGTAAAACTGCGCCGGCGTCAGTTCCAAGCCCTCTAAAAAATGCTCTTCTCCAAACGAAACGGTCAACGGAACCATGGTGAAGCCAGCGGCCAACGCCTGTTCGGGCGAATAATCGCAGCTGGAGTCGGAAATGACAACGATTTTCTGCATAGGCTCTCCTTTTGTGTCTATGTGGATTCGGATTCCGATAGGAAAAATTTTTGTAATTTGAGTAAACTGTCCGCCAGGATGGAGGTTTCCTGTGGGGTTAACTCGCTGACGGCAGCTTCGAGCATACGATCCTGAAATTGTTTGTGGTATTCATAGACTGCCCGCCCCTTTGCGGTCAGCCGCACGTTGACCACCCGCTTGTCTTTGTGGTCCCGTGCTCGTTCGACCAATCCTTTGGTTTCTAACCGGTCACAGGCCACAGTCAAAGTGGCCATCGTCACACCAAGCGCCTTGGACACCTCACTCATACGGCGCGGTTGATGGTCACCGATCTTTTCGATGATGTGGATTTCGGTAATGGAAATCTCCGCATCCAGACTGGTCGACAGGGAACGTTCTTCAATTTTGTTGATTCGTCCCCAAACATCAACCAAAAATGTATGAATAGTTTCATAATCGGACATCTCCATCCCTCCCTCCAAAATAATTTATTTGACAAACTAATTATATCATATGCCTTGCCGGGGTACAAGCTGAAAACCGATTTTATCGCGTAAATTTAAACAGCAGAATGCTATGCATTCTGCTGTTTCCTTACACTTGCTCGATAAATTGTTTGATAAAGTGCAGCGCCACCCCGATGCAGTTGGCTTTGCTGCCGCATGCGCCAATATGCAGATACGCTGCATTGTTTTCAAAGGCATTGAGCTTTTGCAGCCGCATGCGCAAATCGGGCAGATAGTCGGCCAAAAACGGCGAAATCCGTCCGCCCAGCATGACATCACAGTCAAAATTCATGCGGATATTATAAATTCCCAGAGCCAAATAGTCCAAGTAGCGATTCCACACGCGGATGAGTTCATCCTCCCCATCCTGCAAGCCCTGGAAAAATTCTTCTGTGCTCTTCCCCAGATCATCGGTCAGGCGCGCCGTAGAACAATAGGCCTCCAAACAGCCTCGTTTGCCACAATGACACAACGCGCCCCCTGGATGGACACAGGTATGGCCAAATTCCGCGCTGCGGCCATTCTTCCCCATGTAAGGCTTTCCTTCCAGCAGCAAGGCACCGCCAACACCCTTGCCCAAATACAGATACGCCATATTGTCCTGCATATAGTGCATCCAGCCTTCGGCCACGCCGCCCGCGGAAGCATCGTTCTGCACAAAGCAGGGATACGGAATGCGTTCAGTGATTTGCCGGATGTTCAGTTTGCGCACAGCCAGCACAGGCGATACGGTGACTACACTTTGGTCCTTGTCCACAATGCCGGGTACAGTGATGCCAATGCCCAAAAGCTGTGACCGTTTCAGGTCATACGCATCCAGAAATCGTTCCAGTTCTTGGGCCAGATATTTATAATACAGCGCATTGTCCTGGAACTGCTGTTCCACTTCGGTAAACGCGATTTCCCGCGCCCGCAGATCAACGGCTACATAACGAATGTGCTTGGGAGATAATTCAATGCCGACCGCAAAACGAGCCGCCGGGTCCACGGCGATTTGCCGTGCTTTTCGGCCGCCGGTCGATTCTTCGGTCCCCACATAGGAAATCAGCCCTTGTTCCAGCAATTCTTTGAGGTTTTGCGTCACCGTCGGCATACTGATTTCCAAGCTTTGTTCGATATCCCGCTTGGTTTTTGGGGTTTCCTGTTCGTATAAGTACATGTATACACGATTTCGGTTGACGCGGCGCACTTCGGATGCCGAAAGCTTATCCGATGCCTTCAAACGGAACACCACCTTTTGCATATCTCTTTTGTTATCATATCACAAATTATCACAAATTACAAATAATATGACCTTTTTTTACCACAAAAGAAAGCGACTGCCCAAAGGCAGCCGCTTTCAAAGGTTCGCTGGACTTATTGATGCTCGTCGATGTACTTCACGATGTCGCCGATGGTAGACAGCTTCATAGCTTCCTCATCGGAGATGGTGATACCGAACTGCTCTTCCAGATCCATCATCAGCTCAACTACGTCGAGGGAGTCGGCGTTCAGGTCGTCCTTGATGGAAGTATCCATGGTCATGGTGGAAGCGTCGGCGTCGAACTTGTCGGCAAGCAGCTCACAGATTTTCTCAAACATTGGTTTAACTCTCCTTACATTTCTTGTTTAAATTTGGTTTATTTCCTGGAAAACTCCGATTTTTCGGAATTTTTCATACCGTTTTTCCAGCATTGCATCCATATCCGGTTCGGCCATCAGTTCGCGCAGCACCAGCGTGAGCGCTTTCTTGACATTCTTGACCATAGCCGGACCTTCGGGGATGATGCCCTCGATCATGCCAAACCCATACAGGTCCTGGGCGGTGATTTTGAGACATTCGGCCGCCTCAATCTCTCGGCTGGCATCCTTCCACAGGATGGAAGCACAGCCGCGCGGAGAAATGACCGAATACAGCGCATTTTCCATCATCAGCACCCGGTCGGCCACAGCTAGCGCCAATGCGCCGCCTGAGCCGCCTTCCCCGGTCACGATGCTGACCACGGGAGTCCGCAATGCCATGAAGTCATACAGGCACCGGGCAATCGCCTCGCCCTGCCCGCGCTCTTCGGCGCCGACGCCGCAAAAGGCACCCGGCGTATCGACAAAGCACAGTACCGGCCGGCCAAACTTTTCCGCCTGATGCGCCAGACGCAACGCCTTGCGGTAGCCTTCCGGATGGGGCATGCCAAAGTTTGCGGCAATGTTCTCCTCGGTCGTCTTGCCCTTGCGGTGGCCAATGACGGTCACCGGCATACCGCCGAACAGACCGATGCCTGCACAGATGGCCGAATCCTCGGCATACGCCCGGTCGCCATGCAGCTCGACAAAATCATCAAACAGCGCTGCGACATAGTCGTCAATGGTCGGACGCTTGGGGTCATGGATGATCTGCAATTTTTCCCGAACCGATTCAGCCACGTGCGCTCACCTGCCTTTTCTGCGTTTTCTTCCCCTGCGGCTGATGGAGCTTCAGCAGGGTCGTGAGCGTCTGCTTCATTTGGTTCCGCGCAACTATCTTATCACAAAAGCCGTGGTCGCGCAAGAACTCTGCGGTCTGAAAATCATCGGGTAATTTTTCACCGATCGTGCCTTCGATTACG of the Intestinibacillus sp. Marseille-P6563 genome contains:
- the accA gene encoding acetyl-CoA carboxylase carboxyl transferase subunit alpha, which produces MAESVREKLQIIHDPKRPTIDDYVAALFDDFVELHGDRAYAEDSAICAGIGLFGGMPVTVIGHRKGKTTEENIAANFGMPHPEGYRKALRLAHQAEKFGRPVLCFVDTPGAFCGVGAEERGQGEAIARCLYDFMALRTPVVSIVTGEGGSGGALALAVADRVLMMENALYSVISPRGCASILWKDASREIEAAECLKITAQDLYGFGMIEGIIPEGPAMVKNVKKALTLVLRELMAEPDMDAMLEKRYEKFRKIGVFQEINQI
- a CDS encoding ROK family transcriptional regulator, whose amino-acid sequence is MKASDKLSASEVRRVNRNRVYMYLYEQETPKTKRDIEQSLEISMPTVTQNLKELLEQGLISYVGTEESTGGRKARQIAVDPAARFAVGIELSPKHIRYVAVDLRAREIAFTEVEQQFQDNALYYKYLAQELERFLDAYDLKRSQLLGIGITVPGIVDKDQSVVTVSPVLAVRKLNIRQITERIPYPCFVQNDASAGGVAEGWMHYMQDNMAYLYLGKGVGGALLLEGKPYMGKNGRSAEFGHTCVHPGGALCHCGKRGCLEAYCSTARLTDDLGKSTEEFFQGLQDGEDELIRVWNRYLDYLALGIYNIRMNFDCDVMLGGRISPFLADYLPDLRMRLQKLNAFENNAAYLHIGACGSKANCIGVALHFIKQFIEQV
- a CDS encoding MarR family winged helix-turn-helix transcriptional regulator, giving the protein MSDYETIHTFLVDVWGRINKIEERSLSTSLDAEISITEIHIIEKIGDHQPRRMSEVSKALGVTMATLTVACDRLETKGLVERARDHKDKRVVNVRLTAKGRAVYEYHKQFQDRMLEAAVSELTPQETSILADSLLKLQKFFLSESEST
- a CDS encoding AEC family transporter, giving the protein MDSLVYSLNATLPIFAVIFLSYVLKRRGFFSEGFIAGADKVIFKLFLPILLFRDIAAGRITETFDLKFFLFCAISTTVYFFAIWAGAELFLRDKSMIGAFTQGAFRGSLAVLGVAFIQNIYGDAGLAPLMIVATVPLYNIYAVLVLTVRSNSRQPGRSLLRSTLVGILTNPIILGILCGLPFSLLEVDFPAVVTKTLDMFAAPATPLALVSIGAGFEGAKAIQKLGPTIAASLIKLVVLPGIFLPIAYAMGFRDQALVALLIMTGAPSTVTCYIMTKNMDGDAVLSSSIIVLTTALSALTMTAALYIMHSIGAI
- the acpP gene encoding acyl carrier protein, encoding MFEKICELLADKFDADASTMTMDTSIKDDLNADSLDVVELMMDLEEQFGITISDEEAMKLSTIGDIVKYIDEHQ
- a CDS encoding DegV family protein, coding for MQKIVVISDSSCDYSPEQALAAGFTMVPLTVSFGEEHFLEGLELTPAQFYRRLGKTSELPKTSQPSPEMFMRVFRTYADAEHIVCITIAGGLSGTVRSATLAASLLEEHGFAPKIHVIDSYNGCTATGLMAEAAAQMAQAGASIDEILQRMEEMQHTAAIYFVPETLEYLRRGGRIGNVRAAMGGLLGIKPILTVVEGLATDCGKCRGAAQIKQKLVQKFLECAKDLSQVIVIHADAPAQAHALVQELKHVVPGIRAHIHSVGAVIGTYIGAGAVGLSFEEKAARW